A section of the Methanosarcina mazei S-6 genome encodes:
- the mcrG gene encoding coenzyme-B sulfoethylthiotransferase subunit gamma, giving the protein MAYESQYYPGATSVGANRRKHMSGKLEKLREISDEDLTAVLGHRAPGSDYPSTHPPLAEMGEPACSVREAVAPTPGAAAGDRVRYVQFADSMYNAPATPYFRSYFAAINFRGVDPGTLSGRQIVEARERDMEQCAKVQMETEMTDHALAGMRGATVHGHSVRLQEDGVMFDMLDRRRLEGSTIIMDKDQVAIPLDRKVDLGKPMSSEEAAKRTTIYRVDNVAFRDDAEVVEWVQRIFDLRTKYGFQPK; this is encoded by the coding sequence ATGGCATACGAATCACAGTATTATCCAGGCGCTACATCTGTCGGCGCTAACAGAAGAAAGCACATGTCCGGAAAACTTGAGAAACTCAGGGAAATTTCCGACGAAGACTTAACTGCAGTCCTCGGACACCGTGCCCCAGGGAGCGACTACCCGAGCACCCACCCACCACTCGCAGAAATGGGAGAGCCTGCATGCTCTGTCCGCGAAGCAGTGGCACCAACACCCGGTGCAGCAGCAGGAGACAGGGTCAGGTACGTCCAGTTCGCTGACTCAATGTACAACGCTCCGGCTACCCCGTACTTCAGATCATACTTCGCAGCAATCAACTTCAGAGGTGTAGACCCGGGTACCCTTTCCGGTCGTCAGATTGTTGAAGCCCGTGAAAGAGACATGGAACAGTGCGCAAAGGTCCAGATGGAAACTGAAATGACTGACCACGCCCTCGCAGGTATGCGTGGTGCAACTGTGCACGGTCACTCTGTCCGTCTCCAGGAAGACGGTGTAATGTTCGACATGCTTGACAGGAGAAGACTCGAAGGCAGCACTATCATAATGGACAAGGACCAGGTCGCAATTCCACTCGACAGGAAAGTAGACCTCGGCAAGCCAATGTCCAGTGAAGAAGCTGCAAAAAGAACCACAATCTACCGTGTGGACAATGTAGCCTTCAGGGACGATGCAGAAGTCGTTGAATGGGTACAGAGGATCTTCGATCTGAGAACTAAGTACGGATTCCAGCCTAAATGA
- the mcrA gene encoding coenzyme-B sulfoethylthiotransferase subunit alpha, which produces MAADIFSKFKKSMEVKFTQEYGSNQQAGGDITGKTAKFLRLGPEQDARKAEMIKAGKEIAEKRGIAFYNPMMHSGAPLGQRAITPYTLSGTDIVAEPDDLHYVNNAAMQQMWDDIRRTCIVGLDMAHETLEKRLGKEVTPETINHYLEVLNHAMPGAAVVQEMMVETHPALVDDCYVKVFTGDDELADEIDKQYVININKMFSEEQAAQIKASMGKTTWQAIHIPTIVSRTTDGAQTSRWAAMQIGMSFISAYAMCAGEAAVADLSFAAKHAALVSMGEMLPARRARGPNEPGGLSFGHLADIIQTSRVSQDPAKIALEVVGAGCMLYDQIWLGSYMSGGVGFTQYATAAYTDDILDNNTYYDVDYINDKYNGAANLGTDNKVKATLDVVKDIATESTLYGIETYEKFPTALEDHFGGSQRATVLAAASGVACALATGNANAGLSGWYLSMYVHKEAWGRLGFFGFDLQDQCGATNVLSYQGDEGLPDELRGPNYPNYAMNVGHQGGYAGIAQAAHSGRGDAFTVNPLIKVCFADDLMPFNFAEPRREFGRGAIREFVPAGERSLIIPAK; this is translated from the coding sequence ATGGCAGCAGATATTTTCTCTAAATTCAAGAAATCAATGGAAGTCAAGTTCACACAGGAATATGGTTCAAACCAGCAGGCTGGTGGAGACATCACCGGCAAGACTGCAAAGTTCCTGAGACTCGGTCCTGAGCAGGACGCAAGAAAAGCCGAAATGATCAAAGCCGGAAAGGAAATCGCAGAGAAGAGAGGCATTGCATTCTACAACCCAATGATGCACTCTGGTGCACCACTCGGTCAGCGTGCAATCACTCCTTACACACTTTCCGGAACTGACATCGTTGCAGAACCTGACGACCTCCACTACGTCAACAACGCTGCAATGCAGCAGATGTGGGATGACATCAGGAGAACCTGTATCGTCGGTCTTGACATGGCTCACGAGACCCTCGAGAAGAGGCTGGGTAAGGAAGTTACACCTGAAACCATCAACCACTACCTCGAAGTCCTTAACCACGCAATGCCCGGTGCAGCAGTGGTTCAGGAAATGATGGTCGAAACCCACCCCGCCCTTGTTGACGACTGCTACGTCAAGGTGTTCACCGGTGACGACGAACTTGCAGACGAAATCGACAAGCAGTACGTCATCAACATCAACAAGATGTTCTCTGAAGAGCAGGCAGCCCAGATTAAGGCCTCCATGGGCAAGACAACCTGGCAGGCAATCCACATCCCAACAATTGTCTCCAGAACAACTGACGGTGCTCAGACCTCCAGGTGGGCAGCCATGCAGATCGGTATGTCCTTCATCTCCGCATACGCAATGTGTGCCGGTGAAGCAGCAGTCGCTGACCTGTCCTTCGCTGCAAAGCACGCAGCTCTTGTCTCCATGGGTGAAATGCTCCCGGCAAGGCGTGCACGCGGACCAAACGAGCCCGGTGGACTTTCCTTCGGTCACCTCGCAGACATTATCCAGACAAGCCGTGTTTCCCAGGACCCGGCAAAGATTGCTCTTGAAGTAGTCGGTGCAGGCTGTATGCTCTACGACCAGATCTGGCTCGGATCATACATGTCCGGTGGTGTAGGATTCACACAGTATGCAACAGCTGCATACACAGACGACATCCTCGACAACAACACCTACTATGACGTTGACTACATCAACGACAAGTACAACGGTGCTGCAAACCTCGGAACTGACAACAAGGTAAAGGCAACCCTCGATGTAGTAAAAGACATCGCAACCGAGTCCACACTCTATGGTATCGAGACCTACGAGAAATTCCCAACAGCCCTTGAAGACCACTTCGGTGGGTCCCAGAGAGCAACCGTGCTTGCAGCTGCATCAGGCGTTGCATGCGCTCTTGCAACCGGAAACGCAAATGCTGGTCTCTCAGGCTGGTACCTCTCCATGTATGTCCACAAGGAAGCATGGGGCAGACTCGGATTCTTCGGTTTCGACCTGCAGGATCAGTGTGGTGCCACAAACGTTCTGTCCTACCAGGGCGACGAAGGTCTCCCAGACGAACTCCGTGGTCCAAACTACCCCAACTACGCAATGAACGTCGGTCACCAGGGTGGATACGCAGGTATCGCTCAGGCAGCCCACTCCGGACGTGGAGACGCATTCACCGTCAACCCACTCATTAAGGTCTGCTTCGCTGACGATCTCATGCCCTTCAACTTTGCAGAGCCCAGGAGAGAGTTCGGCCGCGGTGCCATCAGAGAGTTCGTGCCTGCTGGTGAGAGATCCCTCATCATCCCGGCAAAATAA